A section of the Campylobacter lanienae NCTC 13004 genome encodes:
- a CDS encoding rod-binding protein, translating to MANTQNLGKEKAVDDAALREQTDAFEAFLVKEVLDIALKNENPLFPKDPGDKIYNSMYNDAISKSLSGGFGFSQMLYDFLKERA from the coding sequence ATGGCAAATACCCAAAATTTAGGTAAAGAAAAAGCAGTTGATGATGCAGCGCTAAGGGAGCAAACTGATGCTTTTGAGGCGTTTTTGGTTAAGGAGGTTTTAGATATTGCGTTAAAAAATGAAAATCCGCTATTTCCAAAAGATCCAGGGGATAAAATTTACAATTCTATGTATAATGATGCGATTAGCAAGTCTTTAAGTGGTGGATTTGGGTTTTCGCAGATGTTGTATGATTTTTTGAAAGAGAGAGCCTAA
- a CDS encoding tetratricopeptide repeat protein, producing the protein MADELKEQQEVVILDKESDSNDDISPIDDDIIPIDSQSDNSASVNSDGNSNSAQKEKLEEPEEINYGSKFKFDKKLIIIAISSFVLLIILIIIAISSSSDDPTPTQPITQEEPKPIVPPTITQKFQNSKIDSMLIKANKLYESGNKVEALKLYENIALYNESLSKYNLGVSKMNQGLFKEAIETFKDAISNNENITVSAINIAVCALEIGDEELFKYYIDLANAFINRDSDVNLYEFYNALVSYYRGYYIEALHTLDLSDSKYYTSQKEYLRSKILSYLHEDKEAIKAIKAAQDYDTNLPLGLLYARLGEYKEAKQYLNKALIDDKNAPLTHLSISLIDLKTGQFSSAAKTLRMLNDYNSTFIKDTYPIKTILNPEIFDINLAQKNYNMNRFFSRNTLYQILFYYTPYKAFDPKQTIEYIRKGGLSLFVDENSVADEYLKTSGAVSKANAMLSQAIFKALNNNLREANSDFLEIVELYPNHSIVQFNLALTFAQLGDFALAYKHFVTSYHLDPLNYIAGAYAIMSAQMIGKESRRLTNEVLDNIDLDPNLEPNNIYKAMIQLTQSNESALNNWLDQNKNDNILNIAFNIIAAYITKRDEIITQATSKLNEKLPNDVLTNIIYSTTRFNTNDIKNYAKDIQFKFLTTNLNKGALYGGASIIRTEYIKLLQIAGLLNKERESITADLKISTQNTKDILYTLAYIDLFTNQYEEAYTIYNELINNEKIDDANTLFLASVASIGANHPDSAIGYLELAKLTNPTYSEARLALGLLYQEVGNIEAAITQYNGLGDSGYISEFFTFKLE; encoded by the coding sequence GTGGCTGATGAGTTAAAAGAGCAACAAGAGGTAGTAATACTAGATAAAGAGAGCGATTCTAATGATGATATTTCACCTATTGATGATGATATTATCCCTATAGATTCTCAAAGTGATAATTCTGCATCTGTAAATTCTGATGGCAATTCAAATTCCGCTCAAAAAGAGAAGTTAGAAGAGCCTGAAGAGATAAATTATGGGTCTAAATTTAAATTTGATAAAAAGCTTATAATAATCGCTATTTCATCTTTTGTTTTGTTAATTATCCTTATCATCATAGCCATTTCTAGCTCTTCTGATGATCCAACGCCTACCCAGCCTATCACACAAGAAGAGCCAAAACCTATTGTCCCACCGACAATAACGCAAAAATTTCAAAATTCAAAAATAGATAGCATGCTAATCAAAGCCAACAAATTATACGAAAGTGGCAACAAAGTAGAAGCTCTAAAATTATACGAAAATATCGCCCTTTATAATGAATCTTTATCAAAATATAATCTAGGTGTATCTAAGATGAATCAAGGGCTATTTAAAGAGGCGATTGAGACATTTAAAGATGCCATTAGCAATAACGAAAATATCACAGTAAGCGCTATCAATATCGCTGTGTGTGCTTTAGAGATTGGCGATGAAGAGCTATTTAAATACTATATAGATTTAGCAAATGCCTTTATAAATAGAGATAGTGATGTGAATTTATATGAGTTTTATAACGCATTAGTTAGCTACTATCGTGGCTATTATATCGAAGCTTTACACACACTAGACCTATCAGATTCTAAATACTACACCAGCCAAAAAGAGTATCTAAGATCTAAAATTCTAAGCTACCTACACGAAGATAAAGAGGCTATTAAGGCTATTAAAGCTGCGCAAGATTATGATACTAATCTACCGCTTGGACTTTTATACGCAAGACTTGGCGAGTATAAAGAGGCAAAACAATATCTAAATAAAGCCCTAATAGATGATAAAAACGCCCCATTAACTCATCTATCTATATCTCTTATAGATCTCAAAACGGGTCAATTCTCATCAGCAGCCAAAACCCTAAGAATGCTAAATGATTATAATTCCACTTTTATCAAAGATACATACCCTATAAAAACTATATTAAATCCAGAGATTTTCGATATAAATTTAGCCCAAAAAAACTACAATATGAATAGATTTTTTAGCCGAAATACCCTATATCAAATTCTATTTTATTACACTCCATATAAGGCATTTGACCCTAAACAGACAATAGAATATATCAGAAAGGGCGGATTAAGCCTATTTGTAGATGAAAATAGCGTAGCTGATGAGTATCTCAAGACTAGTGGAGCAGTATCCAAAGCCAACGCAATGCTATCTCAAGCGATATTTAAAGCACTAAATAATAATCTAAGAGAGGCTAATAGCGACTTTTTGGAGATTGTAGAGCTATACCCAAACCACTCAATTGTCCAATTCAATCTAGCTCTTACCTTTGCTCAGCTTGGTGATTTTGCTCTAGCTTATAAGCATTTTGTGACTAGCTACCATTTAGATCCGCTAAATTACATAGCTGGAGCTTACGCTATAATGAGCGCTCAAATGATAGGCAAAGAGAGTAGGCGGCTTACAAATGAGGTATTAGATAATATAGATTTAGACCCAAATTTAGAACCAAATAATATCTATAAAGCTATGATTCAGCTCACTCAAAGCAATGAGAGCGCACTAAATAACTGGCTAGATCAAAACAAAAATGATAATATCTTAAATATCGCATTTAACATAATCGCAGCCTACATAACCAAAAGAGATGAGATAATCACCCAAGCCACAAGCAAACTTAATGAGAAATTACCAAATGATGTATTAACCAATATAATATACTCAACAACTAGATTTAATACCAATGATATCAAAAACTACGCCAAAGATATACAATTTAAATTCCTAACAACAAATCTAAATAAAGGCGCTTTATATGGTGGTGCATCTATCATACGAACAGAGTATATCAAGCTTTTACAAATCGCAGGATTATTAAATAAAGAGCGTGAGAGTATCACCGCAGATCTTAAAATTTCAACTCAAAATACTAAAGATATTCTATACACTCTAGCATACATAGATCTATTTACTAATCAATATGAAGAGGCCTATACCATCTATAACGAGCTGATAAATAATGAAAAAATCGATGACGCAAATACGCTATTTTTAGCTAGTGTCGCAAGCATTGGGGCTAATCATCCAGATAGTGCTATTGGTTATTTAGAACTTGCTAAACTCACCAACCCAACTTATAGCGAAGCTAGATTGGCTCTTGGGCTTTTATATCAAGAAGTTGGCAATATAGAAGCCGCTATAACGCAGTATAATGGGCTAGGTGATAGCGGATATATTAGTGAGTTTTTCACATTTAAATTAGAATAA
- a CDS encoding TIGR02757 family protein, with the protein MNRLKIALDDELSRANTTDGLYSAADPLQVATKFKDNIGITLICALFAYGNAKAIVKFLNSLEFDILNLDESKIYDYITKNSWLYRFQNSIDVAQIFITISRARELNLEEIIAKNMRDNKIIYGINGLIKSLYKLNNYRSTGYEFFFGKVFDNEPKSPYKRYNMWLRWMVRDSDIDLGVFKNIDKSNLILPLDTHTHKVAQAIGLCDRKSYDYKAAELISNNLAIFDPNDPIKYDFALYRIGQSGALKGFLERIKG; encoded by the coding sequence ATGAATAGGCTCAAAATTGCCTTAGATGATGAACTATCTAGGGCAAATACCACTGATGGATTGTATAGTGCCGCTGATCCACTTCAAGTCGCTACTAAATTTAAAGATAATATCGGTATAACGCTTATTTGTGCTCTTTTTGCTTATGGTAATGCTAAGGCTATTGTGAAGTTTTTAAATAGTTTGGAATTTGATATTTTAAATTTAGATGAAAGTAAAATTTATGATTATATAACCAAAAACAGTTGGCTATATAGATTTCAAAATAGCATTGATGTAGCGCAAATTTTCATCACTATATCTAGGGCTAGAGAGCTAAATTTAGAAGAGATAATCGCTAAAAATATGCGAGATAATAAGATAATTTATGGTATAAATGGGCTAATAAAATCGCTATATAAATTAAATAATTATCGATCCACTGGGTATGAGTTTTTCTTTGGTAAGGTCTTTGATAATGAGCCAAAAAGCCCATACAAACGCTATAATATGTGGCTTAGATGGATGGTAAGGGATAGTGATATTGACCTTGGGGTGTTTAAAAATATTGATAAATCAAATTTAATCTTGCCACTTGATACCCACACTCACAAAGTCGCTCAAGCAATCGGTCTGTGCGATAGAAAGAGCTATGACTATAAGGCCGCAGAGCTAATTAGCAATAATCTTGCGATTTTTGATCCTAATGATCCGATTAAGTATGATTTTGCTCTATATCGCATTGGGCAAAGTGGCGCTTTAAAAGGGTTTTTGGAGCGGATAAAAGGGTAA
- a CDS encoding UPF0323 family lipoprotein, which translates to MKHIKRLKDISIASGVGAIIAFGLAGCGESNSTNTAQTIQKQGATVFIEKTSDGSYKIADEFPSNDTRVFLRESDANGVMSERLLSQAEIDKLLQEENAKIDAGTSGLTNSNLSSGNGGLGLGEAILASAAGAIIGSWIGSKLFNNPTYQNSRQGAYNNPSTYNRSVNSFNKASTAASATKAGSNARSGFFGGGSGSGSSQATGG; encoded by the coding sequence ATGAAGCATATCAAAAGATTAAAAGATATAAGCATAGCTAGCGGTGTGGGCGCTATAATAGCATTTGGTTTAGCAGGATGCGGCGAGTCTAATAGCACAAACACAGCCCAAACTATCCAAAAACAAGGCGCAACCGTATTTATAGAAAAAACAAGCGATGGAAGTTATAAAATAGCAGATGAATTCCCAAGTAATGATACTAGAGTATTTTTACGAGAGAGCGATGCTAATGGCGTAATGAGTGAAAGATTATTAAGCCAAGCTGAAATAGACAAACTTCTTCAAGAAGAAAACGCCAAAATAGACGCCGGCACTAGCGGTCTGACAAACTCAAATTTAAGTAGCGGAAATGGTGGCTTAGGTCTAGGCGAAGCGATCCTAGCTAGTGCGGCTGGTGCGATAATAGGTAGTTGGATCGGCTCAAAACTCTTTAATAACCCAACCTACCAAAACTCACGCCAAGGCGCATACAACAACCCAAGCACATACAACAGAAGCGTAAATAGCTTTAACAAAGCCTCCACCGCAGCTTCTGCCACAAAAGCCGGTAGCAACGCTAGAAGCGGATTTTTCGGCGGTGGAAGCGGAAGTGGCTCAAGCCAAGCCACTGGCGGATGA
- a CDS encoding major outer membrane protein has protein sequence MKLVKLSLFAIISVATISSISNAKTLEDNKKSGYSHLTTSSVSSAGILEETIKNIDISGYSRYRYDSEYNDIEGHINKHRFTSDINFQSALDDNFFGVIGFRYDSGDNSGENSDAATQVGTNDTGFNYDNYGQTFNVRQFYLGYKAGNTTITAGRQVLGTFFTDDMVGTGIKVLNNDINGLTLAGMAFDNLQNDNDIRTRFYFIGNKNSPQPEFITDRNLYSVAAIGSYNLVSFQLWYAAIDSVAQLYATDLLIGTNIADIDLSLQAQYATSSMWAENFRLGVVLPLDDAKFAAIEAGAKAFGFDANAGYVWFDTDEVSFISFEDQGSFIDAGENILEYSLIIGESKYWFLKAGYTFANKVRVGADYVSGEVIRKRINSTVNEYEAVARVDYKYSKKLNFKAWYSYIDRDSIIGDYKHLRFEARYNF, from the coding sequence ATGAAATTAGTCAAACTAAGCTTATTTGCTATTATAAGCGTAGCTACCATCTCAAGCATATCAAACGCTAAGACGCTTGAAGATAATAAAAAAAGTGGGTATTCTCATTTAACCACTTCAAGCGTGTCAAGTGCTGGGATACTTGAAGAGACTATTAAAAATATAGATATATCAGGGTATTCAAGATATAGGTATGATAGTGAATATAATGATATTGAAGGTCATATTAATAAGCATAGATTTACATCTGATATAAATTTTCAATCTGCTTTAGATGATAACTTCTTTGGCGTTATCGGCTTTAGATATGATAGCGGTGATAACTCTGGCGAAAATTCTGACGCTGCTACCCAGGTAGGGACAAATGATACAGGCTTTAACTATGATAATTATGGTCAAACATTCAATGTTCGCCAATTCTATCTAGGATACAAAGCTGGCAACACTACTATCACAGCTGGTCGCCAAGTGCTAGGTACATTCTTCACTGATGATATGGTAGGTACTGGTATTAAAGTGCTTAATAACGATATTAACGGGCTTACTTTAGCTGGTATGGCATTTGATAACCTTCAAAATGATAATGATATTAGGACAAGATTTTATTTCATCGGCAATAAAAACTCCCCGCAACCAGAATTTATAACCGATAGAAATCTCTATAGTGTAGCTGCTATTGGCTCATATAATCTAGTTAGCTTCCAACTATGGTATGCCGCTATTGATAGCGTAGCTCAACTATATGCTACTGATTTACTAATAGGAACAAATATAGCTGATATAGACCTAAGCTTGCAAGCTCAATACGCCACTTCAAGTATGTGGGCAGAAAATTTTAGACTTGGTGTAGTGTTGCCTTTAGATGATGCTAAATTTGCAGCTATAGAAGCTGGCGCTAAAGCTTTTGGCTTTGATGCGAATGCTGGTTATGTATGGTTTGATACAGATGAAGTGTCGTTCATCTCATTTGAAGACCAAGGTAGTTTTATAGATGCTGGTGAAAATATACTAGAATACTCTTTAATAATTGGCGAAAGTAAATATTGGTTTTTAAAAGCTGGTTATACATTTGCTAACAAAGTAAGAGTAGGTGCTGATTATGTATCTGGCGAAGTAATACGCAAAAGAATCAACTCAACTGTCAATGAGTACGAAGCCGTAGCTAGAGTGGATTATAAATATAGCAAAAAGCTAAATTTTAAAGCTTGGTATTCATATATTGATAGAGACTCAATTATAGGAGATTATAAACATTTAAGATTTGAAGCTAGATATAATTTTTAA
- a CDS encoding glutamate-5-semialdehyde dehydrogenase produces METKLKNLKKSTKKLQTLTQSQRSNLIENIAKAIEQNIDKIIKANAIDLQNAKNLSPALQDRLKLDEKRIINLAKSLRDIALLEDPIGKIKDGWITQSGLKIEKISVALGVIAIIYESRPNVTAEVVALAIKSSNGCALKGGKEAINSNLALVEIIKDSLKEYGGCVEYFDISRDEIIDFIRMDRYLDLVVPRGGEGLVKFVSSNSSVPVLKHDKGVCHIYIHKSANIQKALDICVNAKCSRPGVCNAAESVLVDEELSSEFLPLLKSELDKFGVIIHGCEKSSQIIDCQKASEDSYYNEYLDFELNLKVVSGFDEAIAHIDEHSSGHSEAIVSDDYSACERFLSLVDSACVYANASTRFSDGGEFGFGGEIGISTGKMHARGPVGVSELTTYKYIIRGDGQIR; encoded by the coding sequence ATGGAGACAAAACTTAAAAATCTTAAAAAATCTACAAAAAAATTACAAACATTAACTCAAAGTCAAAGATCAAATTTGATAGAAAATATAGCTAAGGCAATAGAGCAAAATATAGATAAAATTATCAAAGCTAATGCTATAGATCTACAAAATGCCAAAAATCTAAGCCCAGCACTTCAAGATAGATTGAAATTAGATGAAAAACGCATTATAAATTTGGCTAAAAGCTTAAGAGATATAGCGTTATTAGAAGATCCAATAGGTAAGATCAAAGATGGTTGGATAACCCAAAGTGGCTTAAAGATAGAAAAAATCAGCGTTGCGCTTGGAGTGATTGCCATCATATATGAATCTCGCCCAAATGTAACGGCTGAAGTGGTGGCTCTAGCTATTAAAAGTTCTAATGGATGTGCGTTAAAAGGTGGCAAAGAGGCTATAAATTCGAATTTAGCTCTTGTGGAGATTATTAAAGATAGCTTAAAAGAGTATGGCGGTTGTGTGGAGTATTTTGATATTAGTAGAGATGAGATTATTGATTTTATTAGAATGGACAGGTATCTGGATTTAGTGGTGCCTAGGGGCGGGGAAGGGCTTGTGAAATTTGTAAGTTCAAATTCTAGTGTGCCTGTATTAAAACATGATAAGGGCGTTTGCCATATCTATATCCATAAATCAGCAAATATCCAAAAAGCTCTAGATATCTGTGTAAATGCCAAATGCTCACGCCCGGGAGTCTGTAATGCTGCTGAGAGTGTGCTAGTAGATGAGGAGCTCTCTAGTGAGTTCTTGCCACTTTTGAAAAGTGAGCTAGATAAATTTGGCGTTATAATCCATGGTTGTGAAAAATCTAGCCAAATAATTGATTGCCAAAAAGCTAGCGAGGATAGCTACTATAATGAGTATTTGGATTTTGAGCTAAATTTAAAAGTCGTAAGCGGATTTGATGAGGCCATAGCTCATATCGATGAACATAGTAGCGGACATAGTGAAGCGATAGTAAGTGATGATTATAGCGCATGTGAGAGATTTCTAAGCTTGGTTGATAGTGCTTGCGTGTATGCTAATGCCTCAACTAGATTTAGCGATGGTGGGGAGTTTGGCTTTGGTGGTGAGATCGGTATAAGCACTGGCAAAATGCACGCTCGTGGGCCTGTGGGGGTTAGTGAGCTAACAACTTATAAATATATTATTAGAGGTGATGGGCAAATTAGATAA
- a CDS encoding flagellar basal body P-ring protein FlgI, with the protein MKIIKITLLSLLIAVAAKAAAIKDLASVVGVRDNQLIGYGLVVGLNGTGDGSSSEFTIQSLSNMLQTVNVKIDPNDIKSKNTAAVMVTAKLPPFARQGDNLDVTVSSIGDAKNLIGGTLLLTALKGVDGDIYALAQGALTLGGSTAKGGNHPTVATIMSGALVEKEVVYDIYNKPNANLSLKNSSFQTAIDMQNAIIAKFGANSATALDPRTISLNKPDRISMVEFLASVLEIEMDYKSEDKVIIDERTGTVVSGVNIKVEPVIISHGAITIQIDDGGYDPAAMAAGDVDIGNVAINTNTNMIKINQKDITVANITRALNKLGATPKEIIAIIENLKRAGAIHAGVEVI; encoded by the coding sequence ATGAAGATTATAAAAATCACGCTTTTATCGCTTTTGATAGCGGTTGCGGCTAAGGCTGCGGCGATTAAAGATTTGGCTAGTGTTGTAGGTGTGCGTGACAACCAGCTAATCGGTTATGGTTTGGTAGTGGGGCTAAATGGAACAGGCGATGGTAGTAGTAGCGAATTTACCATTCAATCACTATCAAATATGCTTCAAACAGTAAATGTAAAAATAGATCCAAATGATATTAAATCCAAAAATACCGCCGCTGTGATGGTAACGGCTAAATTACCGCCATTTGCTAGACAAGGAGATAATTTGGATGTTACTGTTAGCTCTATTGGTGATGCGAAAAATTTAATTGGCGGGACGCTTTTGCTAACTGCGTTAAAAGGTGTTGATGGCGATATTTATGCTTTGGCGCAAGGGGCTTTGACACTTGGTGGCTCTACGGCAAAAGGTGGTAATCATCCAACGGTTGCAACTATAATGAGCGGGGCTTTGGTAGAAAAAGAGGTTGTATATGATATCTATAATAAGCCAAATGCGAATTTAAGTTTAAAAAATTCTAGTTTTCAAACTGCGATTGATATGCAAAATGCGATAATAGCGAAATTCGGCGCTAATTCGGCTACGGCTTTAGATCCTAGAACTATTAGCTTAAATAAGCCAGATAGGATTAGTATGGTTGAGTTTTTGGCTAGTGTGCTTGAGATTGAGATGGATTATAAATCTGAAGATAAGGTGATTATAGATGAGAGAACTGGAACGGTAGTTAGTGGGGTTAATATCAAGGTTGAGCCTGTGATTATCTCTCATGGAGCTATCACAATACAGATTGATGATGGTGGATATGATCCGGCAGCTATGGCAGCAGGTGATGTGGATATCGGAAATGTAGCGATAAATACAAATACAAATATGATAAAAATCAATCAAAAAGATATAACAGTTGCTAATATTACAAGGGCTTTAAATAAGCTTGGTGCTACGCCAAAAGAGATAATAGCAATTATTGAGAATTTAAAACGCGCCGGAGCGATTCACGCTGGTGTGGAGGTGATATGA
- the flgN gene encoding flagellar export chaperone FlgN — MVKRYLDEAISELNELISITNQDIQNIQKADHSCVDEHTKKKNELVRKFEKTKSKLDSELIKLAQANSGTDLASILSDEIKDKLGELRSSLELLQKVNKEYAKSVVVVKEFYDSLLKAMLGAQNGASSYGDDKSSSLADAEKLLKLRV, encoded by the coding sequence ATGGTAAAACGATATTTAGATGAAGCGATATCAGAGCTTAATGAGTTAATTTCAATCACAAATCAAGATATACAAAATATACAAAAAGCTGACCACTCATGTGTAGATGAACACACTAAGAAAAAAAATGAGTTAGTCCGCAAATTCGAAAAGACAAAATCCAAATTAGATAGCGAGTTAATCAAATTAGCACAAGCAAATAGCGGAACAGATCTTGCTAGTATCTTATCAGATGAGATAAAAGATAAGCTAGGTGAGTTAAGAAGCTCTTTAGAGTTACTTCAAAAAGTCAATAAAGAGTACGCGAAATCCGTAGTAGTAGTAAAGGAATTTTACGACTCATTGCTTAAAGCGATGTTAGGAGCGCAAAATGGCGCTAGCTCGTATGGCGATGATAAAAGCTCTAGCCTAGCTGATGCTGAAAAACTACTTAAATTAAGGGTTTGA
- a CDS encoding flagellar biosynthesis anti-sigma factor FlgM, whose amino-acid sequence MIGSIKAGAIYNNNVITPKNEDKKNQEISQTQSSNNSRIKELAAQIKSGEYKVDINALSEKIADSLI is encoded by the coding sequence ATGATAGGTTCTATAAAAGCAGGCGCTATCTATAATAACAATGTAATAACGCCAAAAAACGAAGATAAAAAAAACCAAGAAATATCACAAACTCAAAGTAGCAATAATAGTAGAATAAAAGAGTTAGCCGCACAGATAAAAAGCGGAGAGTATAAGGTGGATATAAACGCCCTTTCTGAAAAAATCGCTGATTCTTTAATCTAA
- the flgK gene encoding flagellar hook-associated protein FlgK, whose amino-acid sequence MGIFDSLYTGVSGLNAAQIQIQVTGQNITNVNSDYYTRQRVVQSAANPLNTTPGDIGLGTKVDTIIRIHDEFTFTKLKNSASNKESTAYKEQILKEIAQRFPDLQDTGLLNDIQNYYQAWNDFASHSYESSQKANLLNITTTLTNRINDTAYQLQSIHSKINEDIVLAVDEFNRLGQQIADLNKQIQAAETKGGTVNSNDLRDKRDQLEATMANLMNISTFKNDILSDSRYGGSMTDQGRDYTLSIDGITIVEGTNFHPLKLDTQGSKDGFATIYYELNDETRVEMSSKITNGKVGAMLDMRGRNLDGEGNLTDGTITDFRNNLDTFATTMIVNTNNIYALSAQNSMTSVDVKNMLPETPLQNHSSYIKSGSFTVNVYNATGQVVATKTINIDASTTMDDTRQGNSIVSQFNSNIDGNNDNNLNNDLDDYFEAIYTYDEKNGTGHLGFLPKQAIGEYTISIEDNGTNFAGVFGMSQFFEGDKAANMQVEQSLRADSSKIKGNKAPIDGDNTMANEMIQLQTKQIDFVNKDGSVKNESIVGYYRYLTSDIASRTESVIALNSTNQSLYASVYAEHQSISGVNMDEELSNLIRFQSSYGAAAKIITTVDQMLNSLLSIKQ is encoded by the coding sequence ATGGGAATTTTCGATTCTTTATATACAGGAGTAAGTGGGCTAAATGCGGCTCAAATTCAAATTCAAGTAACAGGTCAAAATATCACCAATGTAAATAGTGATTACTACACACGCCAAAGGGTAGTCCAATCAGCTGCTAATCCACTAAATACAACTCCTGGCGATATCGGTCTTGGGACTAAGGTTGATACTATTATTAGAATTCATGATGAATTTACCTTTACCAAGCTTAAAAATTCAGCTTCAAATAAAGAGAGTACCGCTTATAAAGAGCAGATTTTAAAAGAGATTGCTCAAAGATTTCCGGATTTACAAGATACTGGTTTGTTAAATGATATCCAAAATTACTACCAAGCGTGGAATGATTTTGCTTCTCACTCGTATGAGTCAAGCCAAAAGGCAAATTTGTTAAATATCACTACAACTTTGACAAATAGGATAAATGATACAGCCTATCAATTACAAAGCATTCACTCAAAAATCAATGAAGATATAGTTTTGGCAGTGGATGAATTTAACCGCTTAGGTCAGCAAATCGCTGATTTAAATAAGCAAATTCAAGCCGCAGAGACCAAAGGTGGGACGGTGAATTCAAATGATTTAAGAGATAAGCGTGATCAATTAGAAGCCACAATGGCAAATTTAATGAATATCTCTACATTTAAAAATGATATACTATCTGATAGCAGATATGGTGGTAGTATGACTGACCAAGGTAGGGATTATACTCTTAGTATCGATGGTATAACTATAGTTGAAGGGACAAATTTTCACCCATTAAAGCTAGATACGCAAGGATCAAAAGATGGATTTGCTACGATTTATTATGAGTTAAATGATGAAACTAGAGTGGAGATGAGTAGCAAAATCACCAATGGCAAAGTAGGCGCTATGCTAGATATGCGTGGTAGAAATCTTGATGGTGAGGGGAATTTAACCGATGGGACTATCACTGATTTTAGAAATAATTTAGATACCTTTGCTACTACCATGATAGTAAATACAAACAATATCTACGCTCTATCAGCTCAAAATTCCATGACAAGTGTGGATGTCAAAAATATGCTACCAGAGACGCCACTACAAAATCACAGCTCATATATAAAAAGTGGTAGTTTCACTGTAAATGTGTATAATGCCACAGGCCAAGTAGTCGCTACAAAAACTATAAATATAGACGCTTCAACTACGATGGATGATACAAGGCAAGGTAATTCTATCGTATCGCAGTTTAACTCAAATATAGATGGAAATAACGATAATAACTTAAATAATGATTTGGATGATTATTTTGAGGCGATATATACTTATGATGAGAAAAATGGCACCGGGCATTTGGGATTTTTGCCTAAACAAGCTATAGGGGAATATACCATATCAATTGAGGATAATGGAACAAATTTCGCCGGTGTGTTTGGTATGAGTCAATTCTTTGAAGGTGATAAGGCTGCAAATATGCAAGTAGAGCAAAGCCTAAGAGCCGATAGCTCTAAAATCAAAGGAAACAAAGCCCCAATCGATGGCGATAACACAATGGCAAATGAGATGATACAGCTTCAAACTAAGCAAATAGATTTTGTCAATAAAGATGGTAGCGTTAAAAATGAGAGTATAGTTGGGTATTATCGATATTTGACTTCTGATATAGCTAGTAGGACCGAATCGGTAATAGCTCTAAACTCAACCAATCAATCTCTATATGCTAGTGTATATGCCGAGCATCAAAGCATTAGCGGGGTAAATATGGATGAGGAGTTATCAAATTTAATCCGCTTTCAAAGCAGCTATGGAGCCGCAGCTAAGATTATAACCACGGTTGATCAGATGCTTAATTCGCTTTTGAGTATTAAGCAGTGA